In one Microvirgula aerodenitrificans DSM 15089 genomic region, the following are encoded:
- a CDS encoding MFS transporter, producing MTVTPRLGGPAAWANWIVGTLFVVLLFDFQTGYAIVNSDLARDTGLGLGDVVALGAIYTWVFAVSQLFSGALLDRAGARIMLPLAIGCFALGAALFAMADSFAMLAWAQAVVAIGSSFGFVGAGFLGGRWFGFARFGLMFAMVQAIAAIGSTLGQAGLQAALAHVDWRAMSWWAAGAGAALTLVALAVVRDPQPQPRSSGGVAGFVTGVLHDILSVCRIPQVWFGVIAGAVLFGLLLALGVLWTPKILAAHGLSGTEAGYATSVLWLGLAVGAPLTARWSDAVHSRRLPMLLMTVLLVLGMAALLFLPLTALSAGVVCFVIGLATGGHMLSFVTAAELVEPRLIGTSAAIANGAKFIAAGLLMALPNRWLASTEPSLADYQLAFWPYFALLVVAALLAWGMQETWRDAE from the coding sequence ATGACCGTTACTCCCCGCCTCGGCGGCCCCGCCGCCTGGGCCAACTGGATCGTCGGCACGCTGTTCGTCGTGCTGCTGTTCGACTTCCAGACCGGCTATGCCATCGTCAACAGCGACCTTGCCCGCGATACCGGGCTCGGACTGGGCGACGTCGTTGCGCTCGGCGCGATCTACACCTGGGTGTTCGCCGTCAGCCAGCTGTTCTCCGGCGCGCTGCTTGACCGGGCCGGCGCGCGCATCATGCTGCCGCTGGCGATCGGTTGCTTCGCACTCGGCGCAGCGCTGTTCGCGATGGCCGATTCGTTCGCCATGCTGGCCTGGGCGCAGGCGGTGGTGGCGATCGGTTCGTCGTTCGGTTTCGTCGGCGCCGGCTTCCTGGGCGGACGCTGGTTCGGTTTTGCCAGGTTCGGCCTGATGTTCGCCATGGTGCAGGCCATCGCCGCCATCGGCTCGACCCTGGGCCAGGCCGGCCTGCAGGCCGCCCTCGCCCATGTCGACTGGCGGGCGATGTCGTGGTGGGCCGCCGGCGCCGGTGCCGCACTGACACTGGTGGCGCTGGCCGTGGTGCGCGACCCGCAGCCTCAGCCTCGCTCCAGTGGCGGCGTCGCCGGTTTCGTGACCGGCGTGCTGCACGACATCCTGTCGGTATGCCGCATTCCGCAAGTCTGGTTCGGCGTGATCGCCGGGGCGGTACTGTTCGGTCTGCTGCTGGCGCTTGGCGTGCTGTGGACGCCGAAGATCCTGGCCGCCCATGGCCTGAGCGGGACCGAAGCCGGCTATGCGACATCGGTGTTGTGGCTGGGCCTGGCCGTCGGTGCACCGCTGACCGCGCGCTGGTCGGACGCGGTGCACTCGCGCCGGCTGCCGATGCTGCTGATGACCGTGCTGCTGGTGCTCGGCATGGCCGCACTGCTGTTCCTGCCGCTGACGGCGCTCAGTGCCGGCGTGGTCTGCTTTGTCATCGGGCTGGCCACCGGGGGACACATGCTGTCGTTCGTGACCGCGGCCGAACTGGTCGAGCCGCGACTGATCGGCACCTCGGCCGCCATCGCCAACGGTGCCAAGTTCATTGCCGCCGGGCTGCTGATGGCGCTGCCGAACCGCTGGCTGGCCAGTACCGAACCGTCGCTGGCCGATTACCAGCTGGCGTTCTGGCCGTATTTCGCACTGCTGGTCGTGGCGGCGCTGCTGGCGTGGGGCATGCAGGAAACCTGGCGCGACGCGGAGTAA
- a CDS encoding xanthine phosphoribosyltransferase: METLKRKILDEGRLLDGHILKVDNFLNHQIDVRLLDAIGAEFARRFDGEAIDKILTIEASGIAVAVAASPHFDHAPVVFAKKTQSLNLDGEAYESSVYSYTKQATYKVRVSKRYLRAGERVLIIDDFLANGAAATGLIDIVRQAGAVPVAVGIVIEKGFQPGRSKVQDAGVRVESLAVIKSFDDNRVHFD, translated from the coding sequence ATGGAAACCCTGAAGCGCAAGATCCTCGACGAGGGTCGCCTGCTCGACGGCCACATTCTCAAGGTCGACAACTTTCTCAACCACCAGATCGATGTCCGCCTGCTCGACGCCATCGGCGCCGAATTCGCCCGTCGTTTCGACGGCGAGGCCATCGACAAGATCCTGACCATCGAGGCTTCCGGCATTGCCGTCGCCGTGGCGGCCAGCCCGCACTTCGACCATGCCCCGGTCGTGTTCGCCAAGAAGACCCAGAGTCTGAACCTGGATGGCGAAGCCTACGAATCGTCGGTCTACTCGTATACCAAGCAGGCCACCTACAAGGTCCGCGTGTCCAAGCGCTATCTGCGTGCCGGCGAGCGCGTGCTGATCATCGACGACTTCCTCGCCAACGGCGCGGCGGCCACCGGGCTGATCGACATCGTCCGCCAGGCCGGTGCGGTACCGGTCGCGGTCGGCATCGTCATCGAAAAGGGCTTCCAGCCCGGGCGCAGCAAGGTCCAGGATGCCGGCGTGCGGGTCGAGTCGCTCGCGGTGATCAAGAGCTTCGACGACAACCGCGTCCACTTCGACTGA